Proteins co-encoded in one Neofelis nebulosa isolate mNeoNeb1 chromosome 2, mNeoNeb1.pri, whole genome shotgun sequence genomic window:
- the AMPD2 gene encoding AMP deaminase 2 isoform X1, which yields MWQSQAQLVRLRLPPPSPRREPWHPTHLAPAVPRPNIPLRSWPACRPPLQYQELFSRSLAESELRSAPYEFPEESPIEQLEERRQRLERQISQDVKLEPDILLRAKQDFLKTDSESDFQLFKEQSEGQGDRGLRDRDVVLEREFQRVTISGEEKCGVPFTDLLDAAKSVVRALFIREKYMALSLQSFCPTTRRYLQQLAEKPLETRTYEQGPDTPVSADAPVHPPALEQHPYEHCEPSTMPGDLGLGLRMVQGVVHVYTRREPDDHCSEMELPYPDLQEFVADVNVLMALIINGPIKSFCYRRLQYLSSKFQMHVLLNEMKELAAQKKVPHRDFYNIRKVDTHIHASSCMNQKHLLRFIKRAMKWHLEEIVHVEQGREQTLREVFESMNLTAYDLSVDTLDMHADRNTFHRFDKFNAKYNPIGESVLREIFIKTDNRVSGKYFAHIIKEVMSDLEESKYQNAELRLSIYGRSRDEWDKLACWAVKHKVHSPNVRWLVQVPRLFDVYRTKGQLANFQEMLENIFLPLFEATVHPASHPELHLFLEHVDGFDSVDDESKPENHVFNLESPLPEAWVEEDNPPYAYYLYYTFANMAMLNHLRRQRGFHTFVLRPHCGEAGPIHHLVSAFMLAENISHGLLLRKAPVLQYLYYLAQIGIAMSPLSNNSLFLSYHRNPLPEYLSRGLMVSLSTDDPLQFHFTKEPLMEEYSIATQVWKLSSCDMCELARNSVLMSGFSHKVKSHWLGPNYTKEGPEGNDIRRTNVPDIRVGYRYETLCQELALITQAVQSETLETIPEEAGVTTSPGPQ from the exons atgtggcagagccaggcccAGCTGGTGCGGCTCAGACTCCCCCCGCCATCTCCGCGGCGCGAGCCATGGCATCCAACCCATCTGGCGCCGGCAGTCCCAAGGCCAAATATCCCTTTAAGAAGCTGGCCAGCCTGCAGGCCTCCTCTGCAGTACCAG gAGCTGTTCAGCCGCTCCCTGGCTGAGAGCGAGCTCCGTAGTGCCCCGTACGAGTTCCCTGAGGAGAGCCCCATTGAGCAGCTGGAGGAGCGGAGGCAGCGCCTGGAGAGGCAGATCAGCCAGGATGTCAA GCTGGAGCCAGATATCCTGCTTCGGGCCAAGCAAGATTTCCTGAAGACAGACAGTGAATCAGACTTCCa GCTCTTCAAGGAGCAGAGCGAGGGGCAAGGTGACCGGGGCCTGCGGGACCGAGACGTGGTGCTAGAGCGGGAATTTCAGCGGGTCACCATCTCCGGCGAGGAGAAGTGTGGG GTGCCATTCACAGACCTGCTGGATGCAGCCAAGAGTGTGGTGCGGGCACTTTTTATCCGGGAGAAGTACATGGCCCTGTCACTGCAGAGTTTTTGCCCTACCACCCGGCGGTATCTGCAGCAGCTGGCTGAGAAGCCTCTGGAGACACGGACCTATGAGCAGGGCCCTGACACCCCTGTGTCTGCTG ATGCCCCGGTGCACCCCCCTGCGCTGGAGCAGCACCCATATGAGCACTGTGAGCCGAGCACCATGCCTGGGGACCTGGGTTTGGGTCTGCGCATGGTGCAGGGCGTGGTGCACGTCTACACCCGCAGGGAACCTGATGATCA TTGCTCAGAGATGGAGCTGCCGTACCCTGACCTGCAGGAATTTGTGGCAGATGTCAATGTGCTCATGGCCCTGATTATCAATGGCCCCAT AAAGTCCTTCTGCTACCGTCGGCTACAGTACCTGAGCTCCAAGTTCCAGATGCACGTGCTGCTCAACGAGATGAAGGAGCTGGCCGCCCAGAAGAAGGTTCCACACCGAGACTTCTACAACATCCGCAAG GTGGACACGCACATCCACGCCTCGTCCTGCATGAACCAGAAGCACCTGCTGCGCTTTATCAAACGGGCGATGAAGTGGCACCTGGAGGAGATCGTGCACGTGGAGCAGGGCCGCGAGCAGACGCTGCGGGAGGTCTTTGAGAGCATGAATCTCACTGCCTATGACCTGAGTGTGGACACGCTGGACATGCACGCG GACAGAAACACCTTCCATCGCTTTGACAAGTTCAATGCCAAATACAACCCCATTGGGGAGTCTGTCCTCCGAGAGATCTTCATCAAAACCGACAACAGGGTCTCTGGAAAGTACTTTGCCCACATTATCAAG GAGGTGATGTCAGACCTGGAGGAGAGCAAATACCAGAATGCGGAGCTGCGACTCTCCATCTACGGGCGCTCAAGGGACGAGTGGGACAAGCTGGCCTGTTGGGCCGTGAAGCACAAAGTACACTCCCCCAACGTGCGCTGGCTCGTGCAAGTGCCCCGCCTCTT TGACGTGTACCGTACCAAGGGCCAGCTGGCCAACTTCCAAGAGATGCTGGAGAACATCTTCCTGCCACTGTTTGAGGCCACTGTGCACCCTGCCAGCCACCCCGAGCTGCACCTCTTCTTGGAGCAC GTGGATGGCTTTGACAGTGTGGATGATGAGTCTAAGCCCGAGAATCACGTCTTCAACCTGGAGAGCCCTCTCCCCGAGGCTTGGGTGGAGGAGGACAATCCACCCTATGCCTACTACCTGTACTACACCTTTGCCAACATGGCCATGCTGAACCACCTGCGCAG GCAGAGGGGCTTCCACACATTTGTGCTGAGGCCGCACTGTGGGGAAGCCGGGCCCATCCACCACCTGGTGTCGGCCTTCATGCTGGCGGAGAACATCTCTCACGGGCTGCTTCTGCGTAAG GCCCCAGTCCTGCAGTACCTGTATTACCTGGCCCAGATTGGCATCGCCATGTCCCCACTCAGCAATAACAGCCTCTTCCTCAGCTATCACCGGAACCCGCTGCCTGAGTACCTGTCTCGTGGTCTCATGGTCTCGCTGTCCACTGACGATCCCCTGCAGTTCCACTTCACCAAG GAGCCACTGATGGAGGAATATAGCATCGCTACCCAGGTGTGGAAGCTCAGCTCCTGCGACATGTGTGAGCTGGCACGCAACAGTGTGCTCATGAGCGGCTTCTCCCACAAG GTGAAGAGCCACTGGCTGGGACCCAACTATACCAAGGAGGGCCCTGAGGGCAATGATATCCGCCGTACGAACGTGCCGGACATCCGTGTGGGCTACCGCTATGAGACCTTGTGCCAGGAGCTGGCACTCATCACGCAGGCTGTCCAGAGTGAGACGCTGGAGACCATCCCGGAGGAGGCTGGTGTCACCACAAGCCCGGGGCCTCAGTGA
- the AMPD2 gene encoding AMP deaminase 2 isoform X2, producing the protein MASEARGGLGAPPLQSARSLPGPAPCLKHFPLDLRTSMDDKCKEIAEELFSRSLAESELRSAPYEFPEESPIEQLEERRQRLERQISQDVKLEPDILLRAKQDFLKTDSESDFQLFKEQSEGQGDRGLRDRDVVLEREFQRVTISGEEKCGVPFTDLLDAAKSVVRALFIREKYMALSLQSFCPTTRRYLQQLAEKPLETRTYEQGPDTPVSADAPVHPPALEQHPYEHCEPSTMPGDLGLGLRMVQGVVHVYTRREPDDHCSEMELPYPDLQEFVADVNVLMALIINGPIKSFCYRRLQYLSSKFQMHVLLNEMKELAAQKKVPHRDFYNIRKVDTHIHASSCMNQKHLLRFIKRAMKWHLEEIVHVEQGREQTLREVFESMNLTAYDLSVDTLDMHADRNTFHRFDKFNAKYNPIGESVLREIFIKTDNRVSGKYFAHIIKEVMSDLEESKYQNAELRLSIYGRSRDEWDKLACWAVKHKVHSPNVRWLVQVPRLFDVYRTKGQLANFQEMLENIFLPLFEATVHPASHPELHLFLEHVDGFDSVDDESKPENHVFNLESPLPEAWVEEDNPPYAYYLYYTFANMAMLNHLRRQRGFHTFVLRPHCGEAGPIHHLVSAFMLAENISHGLLLRKAPVLQYLYYLAQIGIAMSPLSNNSLFLSYHRNPLPEYLSRGLMVSLSTDDPLQFHFTKEPLMEEYSIATQVWKLSSCDMCELARNSVLMSGFSHKVKSHWLGPNYTKEGPEGNDIRRTNVPDIRVGYRYETLCQELALITQAVQSETLETIPEEAGVTTSPGPQ; encoded by the exons ATGGCCTCAG AGGCtcggggtgggctgggggccccTCCGCTGCAGTCTGCCCGATCCCTgccaggccctgccccctgcctcaaGCACTTCCCACTCGACCTACGCACGTCTATGGATGACAAATGCAAGGAGATTGCCGAG gAGCTGTTCAGCCGCTCCCTGGCTGAGAGCGAGCTCCGTAGTGCCCCGTACGAGTTCCCTGAGGAGAGCCCCATTGAGCAGCTGGAGGAGCGGAGGCAGCGCCTGGAGAGGCAGATCAGCCAGGATGTCAA GCTGGAGCCAGATATCCTGCTTCGGGCCAAGCAAGATTTCCTGAAGACAGACAGTGAATCAGACTTCCa GCTCTTCAAGGAGCAGAGCGAGGGGCAAGGTGACCGGGGCCTGCGGGACCGAGACGTGGTGCTAGAGCGGGAATTTCAGCGGGTCACCATCTCCGGCGAGGAGAAGTGTGGG GTGCCATTCACAGACCTGCTGGATGCAGCCAAGAGTGTGGTGCGGGCACTTTTTATCCGGGAGAAGTACATGGCCCTGTCACTGCAGAGTTTTTGCCCTACCACCCGGCGGTATCTGCAGCAGCTGGCTGAGAAGCCTCTGGAGACACGGACCTATGAGCAGGGCCCTGACACCCCTGTGTCTGCTG ATGCCCCGGTGCACCCCCCTGCGCTGGAGCAGCACCCATATGAGCACTGTGAGCCGAGCACCATGCCTGGGGACCTGGGTTTGGGTCTGCGCATGGTGCAGGGCGTGGTGCACGTCTACACCCGCAGGGAACCTGATGATCA TTGCTCAGAGATGGAGCTGCCGTACCCTGACCTGCAGGAATTTGTGGCAGATGTCAATGTGCTCATGGCCCTGATTATCAATGGCCCCAT AAAGTCCTTCTGCTACCGTCGGCTACAGTACCTGAGCTCCAAGTTCCAGATGCACGTGCTGCTCAACGAGATGAAGGAGCTGGCCGCCCAGAAGAAGGTTCCACACCGAGACTTCTACAACATCCGCAAG GTGGACACGCACATCCACGCCTCGTCCTGCATGAACCAGAAGCACCTGCTGCGCTTTATCAAACGGGCGATGAAGTGGCACCTGGAGGAGATCGTGCACGTGGAGCAGGGCCGCGAGCAGACGCTGCGGGAGGTCTTTGAGAGCATGAATCTCACTGCCTATGACCTGAGTGTGGACACGCTGGACATGCACGCG GACAGAAACACCTTCCATCGCTTTGACAAGTTCAATGCCAAATACAACCCCATTGGGGAGTCTGTCCTCCGAGAGATCTTCATCAAAACCGACAACAGGGTCTCTGGAAAGTACTTTGCCCACATTATCAAG GAGGTGATGTCAGACCTGGAGGAGAGCAAATACCAGAATGCGGAGCTGCGACTCTCCATCTACGGGCGCTCAAGGGACGAGTGGGACAAGCTGGCCTGTTGGGCCGTGAAGCACAAAGTACACTCCCCCAACGTGCGCTGGCTCGTGCAAGTGCCCCGCCTCTT TGACGTGTACCGTACCAAGGGCCAGCTGGCCAACTTCCAAGAGATGCTGGAGAACATCTTCCTGCCACTGTTTGAGGCCACTGTGCACCCTGCCAGCCACCCCGAGCTGCACCTCTTCTTGGAGCAC GTGGATGGCTTTGACAGTGTGGATGATGAGTCTAAGCCCGAGAATCACGTCTTCAACCTGGAGAGCCCTCTCCCCGAGGCTTGGGTGGAGGAGGACAATCCACCCTATGCCTACTACCTGTACTACACCTTTGCCAACATGGCCATGCTGAACCACCTGCGCAG GCAGAGGGGCTTCCACACATTTGTGCTGAGGCCGCACTGTGGGGAAGCCGGGCCCATCCACCACCTGGTGTCGGCCTTCATGCTGGCGGAGAACATCTCTCACGGGCTGCTTCTGCGTAAG GCCCCAGTCCTGCAGTACCTGTATTACCTGGCCCAGATTGGCATCGCCATGTCCCCACTCAGCAATAACAGCCTCTTCCTCAGCTATCACCGGAACCCGCTGCCTGAGTACCTGTCTCGTGGTCTCATGGTCTCGCTGTCCACTGACGATCCCCTGCAGTTCCACTTCACCAAG GAGCCACTGATGGAGGAATATAGCATCGCTACCCAGGTGTGGAAGCTCAGCTCCTGCGACATGTGTGAGCTGGCACGCAACAGTGTGCTCATGAGCGGCTTCTCCCACAAG GTGAAGAGCCACTGGCTGGGACCCAACTATACCAAGGAGGGCCCTGAGGGCAATGATATCCGCCGTACGAACGTGCCGGACATCCGTGTGGGCTACCGCTATGAGACCTTGTGCCAGGAGCTGGCACTCATCACGCAGGCTGTCCAGAGTGAGACGCTGGAGACCATCCCGGAGGAGGCTGGTGTCACCACAAGCCCGGGGCCTCAGTGA
- the AMPD2 gene encoding AMP deaminase 2 isoform X3 produces the protein MASNPSGAGSPKAKYPFKKLASLQASSAVPEARGGLGAPPLQSARSLPGPAPCLKHFPLDLRTSMDDKCKEIAEELFSRSLAESELRSAPYEFPEESPIEQLEERRQRLERQISQDVKLEPDILLRAKQDFLKTDSESDFQLFKEQSEGQGDRGLRDRDVVLEREFQRVTISGEEKCGVPFTDLLDAAKSVVRALFIREKYMALSLQSFCPTTRRYLQQLAEKPLETRTYEQGPDTPVSADAPVHPPALEQHPYEHCEPSTMPGDLGLGLRMVQGVVHVYTRREPDDHCSEMELPYPDLQEFVADVNVLMALIINGPIKSFCYRRLQYLSSKFQMHVLLNEMKELAAQKKVPHRDFYNIRKVDTHIHASSCMNQKHLLRFIKRAMKWHLEEIVHVEQGREQTLREVFESMNLTAYDLSVDTLDMHADRNTFHRFDKFNAKYNPIGESVLREIFIKTDNRVSGKYFAHIIKEVMSDLEESKYQNAELRLSIYGRSRDEWDKLACWAVKHKVHSPNVRWLVQVPRLFDVYRTKGQLANFQEMLENIFLPLFEATVHPASHPELHLFLEHVDGFDSVDDESKPENHVFNLESPLPEAWVEEDNPPYAYYLYYTFANMAMLNHLRRQRGFHTFVLRPHCGEAGPIHHLVSAFMLAENISHGLLLRKAPVLQYLYYLAQIGIAMSPLSNNSLFLSYHRNPLPEYLSRGLMVSLSTDDPLQFHFTKEPLMEEYSIATQVWKLSSCDMCELARNSVLMSGFSHKVKSHWLGPNYTKEGPEGNDIRRTNVPDIRVGYRYETLCQELALITQAVQSETLETIPEEAGVTTSPGPQ, from the exons ATGGCATCCAACCCATCTGGCGCCGGCAGTCCCAAGGCCAAATATCCCTTTAAGAAGCTGGCCAGCCTGCAGGCCTCCTCTGCAGTACCAG AGGCtcggggtgggctgggggccccTCCGCTGCAGTCTGCCCGATCCCTgccaggccctgccccctgcctcaaGCACTTCCCACTCGACCTACGCACGTCTATGGATGACAAATGCAAGGAGATTGCCGAG gAGCTGTTCAGCCGCTCCCTGGCTGAGAGCGAGCTCCGTAGTGCCCCGTACGAGTTCCCTGAGGAGAGCCCCATTGAGCAGCTGGAGGAGCGGAGGCAGCGCCTGGAGAGGCAGATCAGCCAGGATGTCAA GCTGGAGCCAGATATCCTGCTTCGGGCCAAGCAAGATTTCCTGAAGACAGACAGTGAATCAGACTTCCa GCTCTTCAAGGAGCAGAGCGAGGGGCAAGGTGACCGGGGCCTGCGGGACCGAGACGTGGTGCTAGAGCGGGAATTTCAGCGGGTCACCATCTCCGGCGAGGAGAAGTGTGGG GTGCCATTCACAGACCTGCTGGATGCAGCCAAGAGTGTGGTGCGGGCACTTTTTATCCGGGAGAAGTACATGGCCCTGTCACTGCAGAGTTTTTGCCCTACCACCCGGCGGTATCTGCAGCAGCTGGCTGAGAAGCCTCTGGAGACACGGACCTATGAGCAGGGCCCTGACACCCCTGTGTCTGCTG ATGCCCCGGTGCACCCCCCTGCGCTGGAGCAGCACCCATATGAGCACTGTGAGCCGAGCACCATGCCTGGGGACCTGGGTTTGGGTCTGCGCATGGTGCAGGGCGTGGTGCACGTCTACACCCGCAGGGAACCTGATGATCA TTGCTCAGAGATGGAGCTGCCGTACCCTGACCTGCAGGAATTTGTGGCAGATGTCAATGTGCTCATGGCCCTGATTATCAATGGCCCCAT AAAGTCCTTCTGCTACCGTCGGCTACAGTACCTGAGCTCCAAGTTCCAGATGCACGTGCTGCTCAACGAGATGAAGGAGCTGGCCGCCCAGAAGAAGGTTCCACACCGAGACTTCTACAACATCCGCAAG GTGGACACGCACATCCACGCCTCGTCCTGCATGAACCAGAAGCACCTGCTGCGCTTTATCAAACGGGCGATGAAGTGGCACCTGGAGGAGATCGTGCACGTGGAGCAGGGCCGCGAGCAGACGCTGCGGGAGGTCTTTGAGAGCATGAATCTCACTGCCTATGACCTGAGTGTGGACACGCTGGACATGCACGCG GACAGAAACACCTTCCATCGCTTTGACAAGTTCAATGCCAAATACAACCCCATTGGGGAGTCTGTCCTCCGAGAGATCTTCATCAAAACCGACAACAGGGTCTCTGGAAAGTACTTTGCCCACATTATCAAG GAGGTGATGTCAGACCTGGAGGAGAGCAAATACCAGAATGCGGAGCTGCGACTCTCCATCTACGGGCGCTCAAGGGACGAGTGGGACAAGCTGGCCTGTTGGGCCGTGAAGCACAAAGTACACTCCCCCAACGTGCGCTGGCTCGTGCAAGTGCCCCGCCTCTT TGACGTGTACCGTACCAAGGGCCAGCTGGCCAACTTCCAAGAGATGCTGGAGAACATCTTCCTGCCACTGTTTGAGGCCACTGTGCACCCTGCCAGCCACCCCGAGCTGCACCTCTTCTTGGAGCAC GTGGATGGCTTTGACAGTGTGGATGATGAGTCTAAGCCCGAGAATCACGTCTTCAACCTGGAGAGCCCTCTCCCCGAGGCTTGGGTGGAGGAGGACAATCCACCCTATGCCTACTACCTGTACTACACCTTTGCCAACATGGCCATGCTGAACCACCTGCGCAG GCAGAGGGGCTTCCACACATTTGTGCTGAGGCCGCACTGTGGGGAAGCCGGGCCCATCCACCACCTGGTGTCGGCCTTCATGCTGGCGGAGAACATCTCTCACGGGCTGCTTCTGCGTAAG GCCCCAGTCCTGCAGTACCTGTATTACCTGGCCCAGATTGGCATCGCCATGTCCCCACTCAGCAATAACAGCCTCTTCCTCAGCTATCACCGGAACCCGCTGCCTGAGTACCTGTCTCGTGGTCTCATGGTCTCGCTGTCCACTGACGATCCCCTGCAGTTCCACTTCACCAAG GAGCCACTGATGGAGGAATATAGCATCGCTACCCAGGTGTGGAAGCTCAGCTCCTGCGACATGTGTGAGCTGGCACGCAACAGTGTGCTCATGAGCGGCTTCTCCCACAAG GTGAAGAGCCACTGGCTGGGACCCAACTATACCAAGGAGGGCCCTGAGGGCAATGATATCCGCCGTACGAACGTGCCGGACATCCGTGTGGGCTACCGCTATGAGACCTTGTGCCAGGAGCTGGCACTCATCACGCAGGCTGTCCAGAGTGAGACGCTGGAGACCATCCCGGAGGAGGCTGGTGTCACCACAAGCCCGGGGCCTCAGTGA
- the AMPD2 gene encoding AMP deaminase 2 isoform X4 has product MDDKCKEIAEELFSRSLAESELRSAPYEFPEESPIEQLEERRQRLERQISQDVKLEPDILLRAKQDFLKTDSESDFQLFKEQSEGQGDRGLRDRDVVLEREFQRVTISGEEKCGVPFTDLLDAAKSVVRALFIREKYMALSLQSFCPTTRRYLQQLAEKPLETRTYEQGPDTPVSADAPVHPPALEQHPYEHCEPSTMPGDLGLGLRMVQGVVHVYTRREPDDHCSEMELPYPDLQEFVADVNVLMALIINGPIKSFCYRRLQYLSSKFQMHVLLNEMKELAAQKKVPHRDFYNIRKVDTHIHASSCMNQKHLLRFIKRAMKWHLEEIVHVEQGREQTLREVFESMNLTAYDLSVDTLDMHADRNTFHRFDKFNAKYNPIGESVLREIFIKTDNRVSGKYFAHIIKEVMSDLEESKYQNAELRLSIYGRSRDEWDKLACWAVKHKVHSPNVRWLVQVPRLFDVYRTKGQLANFQEMLENIFLPLFEATVHPASHPELHLFLEHVDGFDSVDDESKPENHVFNLESPLPEAWVEEDNPPYAYYLYYTFANMAMLNHLRRQRGFHTFVLRPHCGEAGPIHHLVSAFMLAENISHGLLLRKAPVLQYLYYLAQIGIAMSPLSNNSLFLSYHRNPLPEYLSRGLMVSLSTDDPLQFHFTKEPLMEEYSIATQVWKLSSCDMCELARNSVLMSGFSHKVKSHWLGPNYTKEGPEGNDIRRTNVPDIRVGYRYETLCQELALITQAVQSETLETIPEEAGVTTSPGPQ; this is encoded by the exons ATGGATGACAAATGCAAGGAGATTGCCGAG gAGCTGTTCAGCCGCTCCCTGGCTGAGAGCGAGCTCCGTAGTGCCCCGTACGAGTTCCCTGAGGAGAGCCCCATTGAGCAGCTGGAGGAGCGGAGGCAGCGCCTGGAGAGGCAGATCAGCCAGGATGTCAA GCTGGAGCCAGATATCCTGCTTCGGGCCAAGCAAGATTTCCTGAAGACAGACAGTGAATCAGACTTCCa GCTCTTCAAGGAGCAGAGCGAGGGGCAAGGTGACCGGGGCCTGCGGGACCGAGACGTGGTGCTAGAGCGGGAATTTCAGCGGGTCACCATCTCCGGCGAGGAGAAGTGTGGG GTGCCATTCACAGACCTGCTGGATGCAGCCAAGAGTGTGGTGCGGGCACTTTTTATCCGGGAGAAGTACATGGCCCTGTCACTGCAGAGTTTTTGCCCTACCACCCGGCGGTATCTGCAGCAGCTGGCTGAGAAGCCTCTGGAGACACGGACCTATGAGCAGGGCCCTGACACCCCTGTGTCTGCTG ATGCCCCGGTGCACCCCCCTGCGCTGGAGCAGCACCCATATGAGCACTGTGAGCCGAGCACCATGCCTGGGGACCTGGGTTTGGGTCTGCGCATGGTGCAGGGCGTGGTGCACGTCTACACCCGCAGGGAACCTGATGATCA TTGCTCAGAGATGGAGCTGCCGTACCCTGACCTGCAGGAATTTGTGGCAGATGTCAATGTGCTCATGGCCCTGATTATCAATGGCCCCAT AAAGTCCTTCTGCTACCGTCGGCTACAGTACCTGAGCTCCAAGTTCCAGATGCACGTGCTGCTCAACGAGATGAAGGAGCTGGCCGCCCAGAAGAAGGTTCCACACCGAGACTTCTACAACATCCGCAAG GTGGACACGCACATCCACGCCTCGTCCTGCATGAACCAGAAGCACCTGCTGCGCTTTATCAAACGGGCGATGAAGTGGCACCTGGAGGAGATCGTGCACGTGGAGCAGGGCCGCGAGCAGACGCTGCGGGAGGTCTTTGAGAGCATGAATCTCACTGCCTATGACCTGAGTGTGGACACGCTGGACATGCACGCG GACAGAAACACCTTCCATCGCTTTGACAAGTTCAATGCCAAATACAACCCCATTGGGGAGTCTGTCCTCCGAGAGATCTTCATCAAAACCGACAACAGGGTCTCTGGAAAGTACTTTGCCCACATTATCAAG GAGGTGATGTCAGACCTGGAGGAGAGCAAATACCAGAATGCGGAGCTGCGACTCTCCATCTACGGGCGCTCAAGGGACGAGTGGGACAAGCTGGCCTGTTGGGCCGTGAAGCACAAAGTACACTCCCCCAACGTGCGCTGGCTCGTGCAAGTGCCCCGCCTCTT TGACGTGTACCGTACCAAGGGCCAGCTGGCCAACTTCCAAGAGATGCTGGAGAACATCTTCCTGCCACTGTTTGAGGCCACTGTGCACCCTGCCAGCCACCCCGAGCTGCACCTCTTCTTGGAGCAC GTGGATGGCTTTGACAGTGTGGATGATGAGTCTAAGCCCGAGAATCACGTCTTCAACCTGGAGAGCCCTCTCCCCGAGGCTTGGGTGGAGGAGGACAATCCACCCTATGCCTACTACCTGTACTACACCTTTGCCAACATGGCCATGCTGAACCACCTGCGCAG GCAGAGGGGCTTCCACACATTTGTGCTGAGGCCGCACTGTGGGGAAGCCGGGCCCATCCACCACCTGGTGTCGGCCTTCATGCTGGCGGAGAACATCTCTCACGGGCTGCTTCTGCGTAAG GCCCCAGTCCTGCAGTACCTGTATTACCTGGCCCAGATTGGCATCGCCATGTCCCCACTCAGCAATAACAGCCTCTTCCTCAGCTATCACCGGAACCCGCTGCCTGAGTACCTGTCTCGTGGTCTCATGGTCTCGCTGTCCACTGACGATCCCCTGCAGTTCCACTTCACCAAG GAGCCACTGATGGAGGAATATAGCATCGCTACCCAGGTGTGGAAGCTCAGCTCCTGCGACATGTGTGAGCTGGCACGCAACAGTGTGCTCATGAGCGGCTTCTCCCACAAG GTGAAGAGCCACTGGCTGGGACCCAACTATACCAAGGAGGGCCCTGAGGGCAATGATATCCGCCGTACGAACGTGCCGGACATCCGTGTGGGCTACCGCTATGAGACCTTGTGCCAGGAGCTGGCACTCATCACGCAGGCTGTCCAGAGTGAGACGCTGGAGACCATCCCGGAGGAGGCTGGTGTCACCACAAGCCCGGGGCCTCAGTGA